The sequence ACTTTAATACTTCTTTCCTCTTTGACTTCTTCAATAGCAAACAATGCCGCTTTGGCGTTTAAGGTATCAAAAATGGTTTCTACCAATAAAACATCTGCTCCCCCATCCAACAATGCTTCCACCTGTTCTTTATAGGCTATCCGTAATTCATCAAAAGAGACTGCTCTATATCCAGGGTCATTTACATCTGGTGACATGCTGGCTGTTTTATTCGTGGGGCCAATACTTCCTGCAACAAATCTTGGTTTATGAGGTTCCCTTGCCGTGAACTCTTCAGCTACTTTTTTGGCAATTTTGGCAGATTCATAATTGAGTTCATAGACCAAATCTTCCATATGATAATCCGCCATGGCGATGGTCGTTCCAGAAAATGTATTGGTTTCTACAATATCTGCTCCGGCTTCAAAATACTTTTTGTGTACTTCCGCAATGGCATGTGGTTGGGTCAATGATAAAAGGTCGTTATTCCCCTGAAGAGGATGTTTCCAATCTTTGAACCGCTCCCCTCTAAAATCTTCTTCCTGAAATTTATACCGTTGCAACATGGTACCCATGGCACCATCCAACACTAAAATACGCTCTTGTAAAACAGCTTCAATATTATTCATAACACAATTACCCTTTATTAAGAGTTATACTATTGTATCAAGAAAAGTGTAGGAAATACAGTGAAAAGTATTCGTTACGTTATCCTTCCTAAAACCAAGAATTTGATTTAAGGTAGAATTTAGCACCTTCTTTAAGAGTAAAGGGTTGCTAAGGTTTCATAGGGTCTAATCCCTCCGCCTTTCTTGATAACAATCTCAAATTTATAAATGAACTGAGAACAAAATAACCACTCTTTGGCTTCAAAAACAACTTTAATTCTCTTTTTGTAGCGTTAAAACCTCCCTAAGTGGCCACAAAGGAAGGTTTTTGACTAACTCAAATAATCTAAAAAAACTTTAGACTATACTTTGTACCACTTCTTTTTTGGCTTCTTTTTTAGTTCCGTCAAAACCTTCAACTCCACCAACTGTGGTATATTTCATCACAAATCGTTTATCTGGGTTTATAATTTGATATGCAAACTGACACATTACGGCAGCCTCATGGAATCCAGATAAAATCAATTTTAATTTTCCCGGGTAAGTGTTTACATCTCCAATGGCAAATACTCCTGGTATATTGGTCTGGTAATCTTTTCCGTTATTTACTTTGATAGCATTTTTTTCAATCTCCAAGCCCCAGTTCCCTATTGGTCCAAGTTTTGGGGAAAGACCAAACAATGGAATAAAACTATCTGTTTCCAAATACGTTTCTCCTTTGGTTTCATTATTATGTTTGATGACAACGGCCTGAAGTTCGTTTTTGCCATGTACCTCTTTTACTTCTGCTTCGGTGTACAGCTGAATTTTACCCAATTTGGCCAATTCCGAAGCTTTTTCAACGGAATCCAAAGCACCTCTAAATTCATTCCTTCTGTGTACCAAAGCCACTTCTGAAGCCACATCTACCAAATAAATGGCCCAATCCAATGCGGAATCTCCACCACCTGCAATGACCACTTTTTTATTTCGATATACTTCCGGGTCTTT is a genomic window of Flagellimonas sp. CMM7 containing:
- a CDS encoding homocysteine S-methyltransferase family protein; this encodes MNNIEAVLQERILVLDGAMGTMLQRYKFQEEDFRGERFKDWKHPLQGNNDLLSLTQPHAIAEVHKKYFEAGADIVETNTFSGTTIAMADYHMEDLVYELNYESAKIAKKVAEEFTAREPHKPRFVAGSIGPTNKTASMSPDVNDPGYRAVSFDELRIAYKEQVEALLDGGADVLLVETIFDTLNAKAALFAIEEVKEERSIKVPIMVSGTITDASGRTLSGQTAEAFLISISHIPIISVGFNCALGAKQLVPHLEVLSAKTNYGVSAHPNAGLPNAFGEYDETPEQMASQIKEYLEKGLVNIVGGCCGTTPEHIKAIADLTIEYEPRKALVENV
- a CDS encoding NAD(P)/FAD-dependent oxidoreductase, with the protein product MIKTDILIIGAGPTGLFTVFEAGLLKLKTHLIDALPQPGGQCSEIYPKKPIYDIPAYPEILAGDLVNRLMEQIKPFEPGFTLGERAETLDKQEDGSFIVTTNKGTKHHAPIVVIAGGLGSFEPRKPIIPNIGDYEDKGVSYIIKDPEVYRNKKVVIAGGGDSALDWAIYLVDVASEVALVHRRNEFRGALDSVEKASELAKLGKIQLYTEAEVKEVHGKNELQAVVIKHNNETKGETYLETDSFIPLFGLSPKLGPIGNWGLEIEKNAIKVNNGKDYQTNIPGVFAIGDVNTYPGKLKLILSGFHEAAVMCQFAYQIINPDKRFVMKYTTVGGVEGFDGTKKEAKKEVVQSIV